Proteins encoded in a region of the Manduca sexta isolate Smith_Timp_Sample1 chromosome 9, JHU_Msex_v1.0, whole genome shotgun sequence genome:
- the LOC119188791 gene encoding LOW QUALITY PROTEIN: Golgi SNAP receptor complex member 1-like (The sequence of the model RefSeq protein was modified relative to this genomic sequence to represent the inferred CDS: deleted 1 base in 1 codon) gives MSTMAGSSWEELRKQARQLENDIDVKLVAFSKLGMSTGTAGLSSESVPLINSDDMFDTMSMELQQLLFQLSSINDKMADLAPSGTATMHTIKRHREILMDYQQEFSKTSARVSARREREELLRGGSPPPSAVMGLSRRDQYAKEANHLHSSHMLVDEQINIAMEAREHLTSQRQTFKRMQTRFNDIANRFPMLNSLIYRINARKRRDSLIIGLVVAVCTFLLLLYAFH, from the exons ATGTCTACCATGGCGGGCTCCTCTTGGGAAG AGCTAAGAAAACAAGCTCGGCAGTTGGAGAATGACATAGATGTGAAGTTGGTAGCGTTCAGTAAACTTGGTATGAGTACCGGCACGGCAGGTCTAAGCTCG GAGAGTGTTCCGCTTATAAACAGCGATGACATGTTCGACACAATGTCCATGGAATTACAGCAGTTA ttgtttcaGTTATCATCAATAAATGACAAAATGGCAGACTTAGCGCCAAGTGGAACTGCTACAATGCACACTATCAAAAGGCACAGAGAAAtattaatg GACTACCAACAAGAGTTCTCGAAGACATCAGCGAGGGTGAGCGCCCGGCGAGAGCGCGAGGAGTTGCTGCGAGGTGGCAGTCCGCCGCCCTCTGCCGTCATGGGGCTCAGCCGACGCGACCAGTATGCTAAGGAAGCTAATCATTTGCACAG TTCTCACATGTTAGTGGACGAGCAAATCAACATAGCGATGGAGGCGCGCGAACACCTTACGTCTCAGCGGCAGACTTTCAAACGGATGCAAACCAGATTCAACGACATCGCCAATAG GTTTCCAATGCTAAATAGTCTGATCTACCGGATAAACGCCCGCAAGCGTCGTGATTCCCTAATCATAGGTCTCGTGGTTGCGGTCTGCACATTCCTATTGCTGCTCTATGCATTCCATTGA